The following coding sequences are from one Capsicum annuum cultivar UCD-10X-F1 chromosome 3, UCD10Xv1.1, whole genome shotgun sequence window:
- the LOC107862036 gene encoding uncharacterized protein LOC107862036 produces the protein MASGNKGKFIAYTHHHLAESSNYRNKEPVHAEQVELLDKRLRILEDEAELLRVTFLKGVEERKKLVKEIQNEFQSAFGYTKRHEQHGLPLILYEESKPTVVMRELRASEAVFQDATRCVCAFSHK, from the exons ATGGCATCAGGCAACAAAGGAAAATTCATCGCGTACACGCATCATCACTTAGCTGAAAGTTCTAATTATAGGAATAAGGAGCCTGTGCATGCTGAACAAGTTGAACTACTGGATAAGAGATTGAGAATTCTTGAAGATGAAGCAGAGTTACTCAGAGTAACTTTCTTGAAAGGTgtggaagaaagaaaaaagttagTAAAGGAAATTCAAAACGAATTTCAGTCTGCGTTTGGATACACGAAG CGTCATGAACAACATGGACTCCCGCTGATTCTATATGAAGAATCAAAACCAACAGTTGTCATGAGAGAACTGAGAGCTTCAGAGGCTGTTTTCCAGGATGCTACTCGATGTGTATGTGCATTTTCTCATAAATGA